ACGTCCTTCTTGATGGCCGGCAGATAATCGTTGGCGACAGAGGTCAGCCCAATTATGAGTTTTACCACCGACCAGGCATTTCATTAACCGTTTTTGGAGGAAATGAGTGACGGGCCACAGATAGAGATTTTTCTAGTTTAAATAATTGTACAAACAATACTAGCTAGTATTTTTTTTGGTCGGTACGATAACTTTATTAGTAATATAAATATTTCCATTAATTTATTTTGGTTTTACAGTAATTAATTATTTACTTACAGTAATATATTTTTGAGTTATTATATCTCTTAATAATAAAAATAATATTTTTTTTCAAAAAAAACAAAAACCTAAGCGACGAAAATTTTGTCTCGTAAGATGCCTATTTTTGTCGCTTAAGGATAAAAATTACGTGCCAAAAGTTGACAGGCCAAAAAGTGTTCTGTCGCATAAAGCTATAGCGACAGAAAATTTTGTCACATTAAATCTAGCAACGAAAACAAACTCGTCGCTAAACTAAACAGTTTCGTCGCTTAACAGTACAACGATAGGAGAACATACGTCACATAACAACTTACACGACTCGTCGCTTAAGGTAATTATTCGTCTCACTTGTCGCTAAACTAAAAAGTTTCGTCACTTAATAGTAAAATGATAGGAGAACATACGTCTCTGAACAACTTAAGAGACGACAACAATTCGTCGCCTAGGTATGTGGCGACATAAACAATTCCCGTCACTTGTTCTGTTTTCATAAGCAACGGATAATATGTTTTTGTCCCCTAAGTGTCTATGAGACGCGTCATATACGACGAATCTTAAGCGACACCGGTTTCATCGCTTAAGTCTTATGGCGACAAAAATGGGCACTTAGCCGACGATTTTTTCCCGTCGCTTAAGCCTTTATTTCTACTAGTGAGAACAACCTTTATCCGTTCGTGTTTCTCAACGTCGACGGCAACCTGTTGTTGTTCGCCAATAACAGAGCTATTCTCTACGATTATATTGCGGCCAAGGTCATTAGAGTTTTTCCAACTTTCCCCGGTGGGGACCCGAGGTCCTACCCGAGCACCTGTTCCACCGTCCTCCTCCCACTAAATTTGACTCAAAATTACATCGAGGTTGAGATTTTAATCTGCGATGGAGCTCCGAGAGGATCATTCTCCAAGGCACGTGATGAGGGGGTCTTTTGGGAGGTCCTCAACACCTGTGGTAGGATGAGCATCACGAACCCGGACCCAAAGTGGACTATGGAAACCATGCCTACGGGTGGCTTGTTGCTGATCAACGGAGCCTCGAAAGGAACCGCGGGTTGGGAGTTGGGCCTGGACCCAGTTCTTAACTTGGTCCTCTACTTGCGTGAGAAGCCCATTGGGTCTAGATTTCAGATACAAACACCGGACTCCACTCCTCGCATGTATCATTCCACCGCCGTATTGGTGCCAGATGGACGAGTTATTGTCAAAGGCATCAACCCTCAAGACAAGTATGAGTTCAGTAATGTTTTGTACCCAACTGAGTTGAGCGTGGAGGCGTTTCCACCAGATTATTTGGATTCGAGCTTCGATTCTCTGCGGCCGACGATAGAATTCCCGGCACCGCACTTTACAATCAGCTACGGGGAAAAACGGGCTGTTGTATTCTCTCTTGGTGGTGGGAAGGCCACGCGTCTTGGATCATTTTCGCTCACAATGGTCTCGCCATCGTTCAATACGCACTCGTTCTCCATGAATCTGCGACTGCTGATTCTATCTATCGAAAGTGTGAAGGATTTGGGAGCTTCGAAATTCCAAGTGATTGTTAATTTCCCCGACTCGAAGACTCTAGCATCCGTAGGCTTCTATATGCTCTTCGTGGTCCATGAAGGAATTCTGAGTCCGGCATTGTAGGTGAGTATCATGTAAAGAGATTGTCAATCAGTCAATGGATCTTTCATATATATTGAATAAAAGATTAAATTTAGTTTACCCTTTTGAAGTTTGGGGGTAACTTCATGTTAATCCTTAAATTTTTAATTTCATCAGAATACCCCTTGAGTTTTCCAAATGCAATCAGTCGTGCCAAATTTAACAGATCCCATCAAATTGGACATTAACTCAGATACTTGAAAGGCTAAAGTGGTCCATTTGAGATAAAATAAATAAATAAATAACTTGCATATGTGATTTTTTTATCTGATGTATAATAACGGATTCTAAATTATAACCAAGCATCTCCCATCTTTGGTAGTGTGGTGGGATTGCGAGAGATGTCATGATTTGTTCAAAAACTTGAAGTGGGGAATGAAGAATATAAGGAAAAGATGATGAAGATTGCCCAGATGTTATTGGGATCAATTTGGGGAGATTTTATGAGGTTTAGATGGTTGAGGGAGGAGAAAAGGACCGAAGAAGAAAGAGCACTTTTTTTGGTCGTGGGGTTTTCTTTTTTTGTCATAAAATGACCCTTCTAGCCCTTCTAGTGGGCCCTATTGTTAGACTTAACGCCCAATTTGGACGGGATCTGCTAAATTGGGCACGACCGATTGAATTTGGAAAGCTGAAGGGGTATTCTAATGAAATTAAAAGTTTAAGGACTGACATGAAGTTACCCTCAAACTTCAAAGGGGTAAACTGAATTAAATTCTTGAATAAAACTGTTGGTATTTGCTATTGGTATAGACTGCATATGCTGATGACTATAGACTGCTAAGAGTTTGAGGAAATCAAGTAACTTTGTATTGGCCATCCCAGTTTGGTTAGTTCAGTTTGCCAATCCATTTGTTAAGTTCTTTGTCATCTATAGTTCTCGGTCCATGTAAGACTCTAATTCTATGCTTTGAAGTGAATATGAGAAAAGATGGTTGATTTTCGAAAGCTGTTGTTTGATGCTCATATGACTATATGAACTTGTTAAATATGTATGTCTCTCATTTTGTGTTCTGTTGATCAACAATTCAACCTTCTCTAAGCTTATTCTATCTTTTATTTTCGATCACTTATTTTCGATCCAGCTAGTGAGTTCAACTTGTGTAGTTCATGGTGACATATTCTGTACTGTTAGCCTGCTTTACATTGTTGGCCATTTACTACAAAGGCTCAAGTTTTCGGAGTTGAGCCTTGCCTAACATGATATATTTGCATTTTTTGTGAGGTTCTTGTTCGCAGAGTGCAGGGTGGCGTTCACCTATTTTCTAAATTTCTTTTTTCTTCTCTTTCTCTGCCTGTCCACGACCAGGGTTGGCCAAAATGCAACATTTCAGGCACTTCAATCCTGTGGTCTCAGGGCATAATATAATGCTAATTTCTTGTTGCTCCTACCAGACAGATAAGAAAATAAGAAGGAAAATTAGAAGTGCTAGAAAACTCTGCTTACATACTTGTTGGTTCTATGATTGTAGTTAGTACTGATATTCTCTTGGTCATATCTGAAAGTAAAACCATCAGTTGAATTTTTTACAATACTGACTTATCAATGATTCAGAGTTTTGATCCAATGTTCTATTACTCCAAATTGCATCTCCTACTTTTCAATGACCACAATTTATTCTTATACGTATATAGGAGAAGTACAAAAATGTTTCCACTACAACACGAAAATCTAAAGCACAACAAGTAGAGTTAGGCACCATCAAGTCATCAACAATACTGCATAATCTGTAGGGCTTGAACAAAGTGTGCCAGGTAAACCCCTTTCAAGTTCCATCAATCTGATTTAACATTGTGGGAGATTTAATATGGTAAAGAAAGCTATTGAGATCTCGCACTAATGCCTTCTTTCATCTGTGTGAGATATTTATCACTTTATCAGTGTATTTATGAGGTTTTGGTTTGGTTATAGTTTTGGTTCAAGTCAACTGGACATGACTTTAGTTTAGATTGAGGTTTTCTCTTTGGTTCTGGTTCTGGTGCTTGGTTATGGTTTTCGGTCCTATCTCGGCAGCCTCAGCTTTCTCATGACTATGGTTTAGATTGTGGATTATACTAGGTTGTTTTGAGGGAGTTTTCTCTCAAGGTTGTGGGTTTCCATATGATTTGTGCATTAGGATTCGTTAGGCATCAGGTACTCGGGCTTCAATGCTCCGATTTGGCACTCCTCACTTATTCACAGCTGTTGGTGGTGATGGCGATGACAATGTTCGCATGCATGGGTGGTGTGTGTGCTAGATTTGTTAGTGTTGTTGTATTTATGCTTTTAGTTGTAAGGGCTTTTGGTCCATAGTTTAGCGAGCTGTTGGTTTCCTCTCACTCTTTCTATTTTGATCATGTTGGAGACTCATGCTATTAGTTTTTCGGCCTTGCATTTGCAGGGTTTGTAATCCTTGTTTGCCCTTTGATTAATGAATTATTCATTTCTTGACCAAAAAAAAATTCGGCAATAGGCAGAGCTAGCTACCAAGGGGTGCCATGGCACAAAAAAAAACCCTAAATCTCTCTCTCTCTCNNNNNNNNNNNNNNNNNNNNNCTACTCTCTCTCTCTCTCTCTCTCTCTCTCTCTCTCTCTCTCTCTCTCTCTCTCTCTCTCTAAGTCAGCCGCCAACCATGAAATCCAGTCTCATCTGGCAACGGTTTTAAGGCTAGGTGGGTCTTTTGATCACACCGACCACGAAATTCCACTCTCATCTGGCGGCGGTTTTAAGGCTAGGTGACTTTGCTGCCGGATGAAGAATATGTTGGCAACCCATTGCGATGAGAGGTAATTGGCCCGAGGTTCTTAACAACTTTTGATCAGCGTGGTTTTTCAGATTGGGTTAGAGGTATGGCACCATGGAAAACTGGCTTGAGGAGTATATTTGATTCCATCTTCCTTAACGGAGATGACAGCATAAAATCTATGTCCTTGGTTTTCAGGGGCGGAGTTTTGGTTTGAAGGAGGTGTTGTTGTCCCTGTGTTCGTGGCGAAGATGGAGTTTTTCTTCTAGTGGTGTGGATGCGGCTGTGAGACTCAGAAGCGGCGTTTCACGATGGTGACTGGTATTTTCTTCCATGTCTTGCCTACAACTGTGAAGGAAGACTGGGTTAGGTCAACTGTTTCGGGCTTAGGTTTAGTTCTTTTTGGGCTTTGTGCTACTACTTTTATTCTTGTAGTTTTCTATTACAATAATTTCATTTCATTAGGATCCAAAAGCATTTTTTGTGCCTTTATCTCGGTGTGTGAGTCTATAACCTGTGGTAGTTCTAAGTATTTCTAGCGTCTCTAGAGTAGTACCCAAGGAGAATATATGCTTTCTCTACGTATTTGATTATACAATGAGTAGTTATTTTCTATGTATCACTAGTGGGTACTATCACTAAACTCCTTGTTCTGTCTTGATGGCAGCGAGAGGAGCAGCAATTAGTTTGGGGGTACCATATGCAAACTACCCTTTGTTTCCCATAGAGTTATTCATAAATGATATAAATAATATAGGGGTTCTGGCAAATAGATACAAGTCTTTTGAGTCTTTCTGTGTTTGACCCCTAATTTTCGATTCGTGGCCCCGCCTTGATTCTTTTTTTCTTTTTTTTTTAATACAAGGGCTATAACGGCAGCCCTCACGCCAATATTGAGATAGTAATTGGAAAAGATCTGTAAGAATCAATATGAATCTTCAAACGGATTTCTAATTATTTACTAATTAATTTTCCATAAAGTAATTATTGAGGCTTGAAAGATATCCTCGCCTCCTAAGGTAAGGAGATCAGTCGATGATTCTTATGGTACTTTTAGCTTTGTACAAGCTGTGCAGCTAAATCTTGTATTTCTTGATTTCTCATTTTGTTCAATAAAGAATTGTCTTTTAGATTGGAGCAAAAGAAAGAATAAAATTGAAAAATAACTAACAAATAATATTCTAAATAAAACTCGCAACTTAAATTAACGTGCGAAAACAATAAAAGTTATTGAAACGATTAACAGATTGACTATTCAACCATCTATTTTATTACAAAAAACAGCAAATAAGGAAAAACGACTTCTTGGCCAAAAAATAAAAGTAAAAAGGACAATTATTCTGAGAATGTCCAATTAGCCATCTTGTTCCAGTTTGATTTGTCCCAACTGAGATGGATCCCATTCTCATTCATCAACCAATACACCGACGTTTTGTCGATGTCGCGTGAAGGCTGGGAACAGTTGAAATGTAATACCCTATATTTTCATATTATTTTTCTTGTTTTATTTCCGAAATTAATGAAGGATTATTTGTGGAAATTGTTTAGTTGTGTGAAGTTGAAGTTTCGAGAGTAAATTTTAAGGTGCTTTGACTTTTAAGAGGCCAAAAGTTGACTTTATTTTCCTTAAGTTATTTTCAAAAATTTCTTTCATGAAAATTGTAGAGTTTGGCGATACGAGTTCGTAGACACGCGGCACGTGTAAAACGGATGTCGTATGAAAAAGTTATGGTCATAGAAAGTTAGTTTCCTATTTTGGAAGGTGTATAAATAGAAAATTGTGTGGGTTATTTTCAGAAACCCTAAAATTGCAGAATGACCCCTCCAGTCTCTCTCTCTCTCCCGTCTCCATTTTCACCCTCAAACTTCTTCCGGCCATAACTCGGTCATCCAGCGACGGATTTGGGCGTGCTTGGTATCGTTGGAAAGCTCTCACTCCTCTCTTTCTATTCATACCAGCCTCACACCCTATGGAGCACTGTGCACGGCGCAGCAAGGCCCGCAAGTTACTGCTGCCGCCGACGGTGAAGCTCCAACCGATTCCGGCGACATCGAGGTTTGAGGCTACCTATTTTTGGAAGTTCTTGTCCTTCTGAGCATGATGATACTAGCCTTGAAGCCCAATTCGAAGCGTGGAGCTTTTGAGTTCAAAGTGCTCCTTGTTTCTTTCCGGCGACGTTTCCGGCTTCTTTCCGGCCGAATTGGCTTTGGCCACAGGTATAAAAAGTGTTCCATTTGATGTGTTCTACAAGTTTCATGTTGTGAGTTTCCCCAAATTTTAAAGTTGGTGGAGGCGCGTGGGGCTCACTCGCCACTGCCTGTGGCGGCGCGTGTCCGGGCAGTGTGAGGGGCTTTAGTTGCTGTGTTAGCTAGTCCTTGTAGTTGCTAGTGTGTTGTTGTGTGTAAAGGCTAAGTGTTGATTAGATTTTACATCTTGATGCTATGTTATTATTTGTGTTAATTAGTTAGGTTGTAAACTTTAAAAGTTTGAACTAGGAGGCAACATGGTTGTTGTCGAGTGTCCAATGACCTTGGGAGGTCTCGGAGGAAGGATTGCCCTCCTTTGGGTAACCTTTAGGCTAAGGGTTGGTTAAGGGTACTTTCATCCTTGTTGAGTAGTTACTAAGGTTATAATTTGTGCTAATTAGGTAGCTTGTGGTGTTGTTAGTGAGCTTGTTCCTTATGTTTTTGGTGAAGACGCAACGGGATTATTAGGTGAGTAACATCTCACTAAAGTTCACTTGGGACCAATTATTGATGAATTATTTATTGATGATAATTTATGATAATTATTGTGTTGATGATAATGATTATGATGATGATGTTTGTGTTGATGATAAAATGATGATGATTATGATGAGGATTGTGATGATGATAATGATTATGATGATAAAATGATGATGATGATGATGAGGATTATGATGATTACAATTTAAAAATTATGTTTTTGTTTGTTTTAAACTATATGAACTTGATCGCCAACGGCTCATAGGTAAGTTAAAACAAATTTTCCTATTATATGATTATTTTTAAGGTTCATGTGATCATAATGTTTTTGGCTATTGATAAATTATTCTTGTGGGAATATCTATGTGTGTTCGTATAAATATATCTATGTGGAATGATATAATTTTTATGATGTGCTCCTTGTGTTGATTGATGATGATTTTATTATATTGTGATTTATGGTTTAGATAGTCAAACCGGGTTCCAAACCTTTAATCGGGTGATTGGTTACGGTTATGATGATTCTACTCTATTGTGATTTGTTGTTTAAATAGTCAAACCGGGTTCCGAGCTTTTAATCAGGTGATTGGTTACGGTTATGATGCTATTATTATTTTGTGATTTGATATTGGACAGTCAAACTGGGTTCTAAGTCTTTGGCCGGGTGATTGGTTACGGTTAGGAATAGAGCTCTAGTCTGTCTGTCGGTGTAGGTCATGGGAGGTACCTTAAGGTATCTAAGATCCATGGGTACATAAATTGTTGTTGTAGGTCATGAGAGATATTTATTAATATCTGAGACTCATGGGTACATGTGTTTGTTGTAGGTCATGGGAGATACCTTATTGGTATCTGGGACTCATGGGTACATGTATATTGTAAAAGTATTGGTTATCTGGTTTTATCATTGTTCCTAATTGTTGTCATTTAAATTCTTTGCTTTGAGTATCTCCTGAACTATGCTTAATGCAGGAGATTCTTTAATTTTATGTGTGATTTTTAGTGAAATTCCTGAACTATCCTTTTTGCAGGATTCACTTACAATTTTGATTGTTTGTGAATTGTTGTGTTTTCTTATTTACTCTCTTTTGAATTTTATTGTTTTGAGGCGATTCCTGAACTAAGTTCTAAAGCATGAATTACTGGTCTTATTTTATGTGATGTAGGGTTGAGATTATTTTTTAGAGTTACTCATACGAGCTTTTTAGCTTACCAGGTTTGTTGTTTACAATCCGGTGCACCAATTCATGATGTAGGGGTTAGACCTGCAGATGTTGATCAGCAGGGTTGAGGCAGAGACATAGTGGCAGGATTTTAGTTTCTGTGCACTTTTATTTTATTTTTTGATGGCAGTTTATTTTTAAGCTCATGTGAGCGATTTTATTATTACTAGATATTTGAAGTTGATGTAATTATGGAGATGTAATGTTTAACTCGGTTGATGAGTTGTTGACATTTACATTTCCACTATTTGAATTTAGTTTGTTTGGAAGTTGTTGAGCAGGTTTTGGGATATTAAGATTGGTGAGTTATATCATGCATGCCTAAATTTTTGAAATTTATCTTTCGAAAATTGGGGTGTGACATGAAATACGCACGATACCAATCTTTAAGCCTAAATGCAAGGCAACTGTAGTTAGCATTCTCTGTTATTTGTCATTCGTAATCGGCACCTGCTTTGAGTGTTGTAAGGGGCTTCACATCGACTACATTTAGCTCTACAGATTTCCCCGGTGAGATTTGGTTGAGAAAAGTAATCACCCTCTCATTAGAAACGTTAGCTGCTGCACTAGGGCTGATGGAAAAGGTGCAAGCCAGCACAAGTATTATGATCAAA
The window above is part of the Fragaria vesca subsp. vesca linkage group LG2, FraVesHawaii_1.0, whole genome shotgun sequence genome. Proteins encoded here:
- the LOC101306599 gene encoding uncharacterized protein LOC101306599 → MIISLTTTVRAASGRWQYVINNIGIAVMHMWLYMYDRTDFGPSNLTLPNGECIEDPKALVMKKDCSAHSAVYNITNNTIRPLTVKFDFWCSSGAMNGDVVLVQTSCNFFGGRVMRKLYACPTCEWQEIEDGLATPCWYATDHVLLDGRQIIVGDRGQPNYEFYHRPGISLTVFGGNDENNLYPFVFLNVDGNLLLFANNRAILYDYIAAKVIRVFPTFPGGDPRSYPSTCSTVLLPLNLTQNYIEVEILICDGAPRGSFSKARDEGVFWEVLNTCGRMSITNPDPKWTMETMPTGGLLLINGASKGTAGWELGLDPVLNLVLYLREKPIGSRFQIQTPDSTPRMYHSTAVLVPDGRVIVKGINPQDKYEFSNVLYPTELSVEAFPPDYLDSSFDSLRPTIEFPAPHFTISYGEKRAVVFSLGGGKATRLGSFSLTMVSPSFNTHSFSMNLRLLILSIESVKDLGASKFQVIVNFPDSKTLASVGFYMLFVVHEGILSPAL